In a single window of the Zea mays cultivar B73 chromosome 5, Zm-B73-REFERENCE-NAM-5.0, whole genome shotgun sequence genome:
- the LOC100501651 gene encoding putative acetate/butyrate kinase domain protein produces MAGRGGAGRRPRAVFMAFGTQGDVFPIAALAAAFACDQQEYAVVFITHSAHRSLSAHLAASSVRYMPVSSPPVLAAEQLENISSDSIQSNHERESFSMRKKAIQAEHRKECLSFVEEVFGNDPSISGDFIVINFFALEGWHLAELFQVKCVIAAPYFVPYSAPTSFKRQFKQTFPLLYKYFQEAPANTVCWTDIIHWMWALFMESWGSWRNDCLNLSPIPFTDPVTNLPLWHVREESPLLLYGFSKEIVECPGYWPFNAHACGFWFLPMDWQFSCDKCMELSGNINSSFGGMLCANHSSLEHFLTRNAYSSRPIFVGLSSIGRMGFLRNPKAFLMVLKAAIESTDYMFILFSSGYKPLDSAIQSIASSVNESRGVDSPSLGGDSALLFNGRLFCFLGSIPYSWLFPRCAAAIHHAGSGSTAAALLAGIPQVTCPFMMDQFYWSERLQWLGVAPEPLQRQNLVPDNDDALSIHNAADVLVGAIRSALSPETKAQAARIADRLSSEDGIGEALRILKARVLTQNKIISSFIASK; encoded by the exons AGTTTGTCAGCACATCTAGCAGCCAGCAGTGTTAGATACATGCCTGTGTCAAGCCCGCCTGTCCTCGCTGCCGAACAGTTAGAGAATATCTCAA GTGATTCTATTCAATCAAACCATGAGCGTGAGTCCTTTTCAATGCGGAAAAAAGCCATTCAAGCGGAGCACAGGAAAGAATGCTTGTCTTTTGTGGAAGAAGTTTTTGGAAACGACCCAAGCATCAGTGGGGATTTTATTGTGATCAATTTCTTCGCTTTG GAAGGTTGGCACCTTGCAGAACTATTCCAAGTAAAGTGCGTCATTGCTGCTCCCTATTTTGTTCCATATAG TGCTCCTACATCATTCAAACGCCAATTTAAACAAACTTTTCCTCTACTTTACAAGTACTTTCAAGAAGCTCCTGCAAATACG GTCTGCTGGACTGACATTATCCATTGGATGTGGGCACTCTTCATGGAAAGTTGGGGATCATGGAGAAATGATTGTCTGAATCTTAGCCCCATTCCTTTCACA GATCCAGTAACCAATCTTCCTTTGTGGCATGTGCGAGAGGAGTCACCTTTATTACT GTATGGTTTCAGCAAAGAAATTGTGGAGTGCCCAG GATATTGGCCGTTCAATGCTCATGCTTGTGGCTTTTGGTTTCTACCTATGGATTGGCAATTTTCTTGTGACAAATGCATGGAGTTGTCTGGAAATATCAATTCTTCATTTGGTGGTATGTTGTGTGCAAACCATTCTTCCCTGGAACACTTCCTCACAAGGAATGCTTATTCATCAAGACCTATATTTGTAGGATTAAGTTCCATTGGTAG AATGGGCTTTCTTAGAAATCCTAAAGCATTTTTAATGGTGCTTAAGGCTGCCATAGAGTCAACGGATTATATGTTCATCCTTTTCTCATCTGGATACAAGCCATTGGATTCTGCAATTCAATCTATTGCTTCATCAGTAAATGAATCAAGAGGGGTGGATTCACCTTCTCTTGGTGGTGACAGCGCTCTCCTTTTTAATGGCCGCCTTTTCTGCTTTTTAGG ATCAATACCGTACAGTTGGCTTTTTCCTAGGTGTGCAGCCGCTATTCACCATGCTGGCAG TGGATCAACAGCTGCAGCACTACTTGCTGGTATCCCTCAG GTAACATGCCCTTTCATGATGGACCAATTTTACTGGTCAGAGAGGCTACAGTGGTTGGGAGTGGCGCCTGAACCCCTACAAAGACAAAATCTAGTCCCAGATAATGATGACGCCTTGAGCATCCACAATGCTGCAGATGTGCTAGTTGGAGCTATCAGGTCAGCTTTATCGCCGGAAACCAAAGCTCAGGCGGCCAGAATTGCTGATAGGCTTTCTTCTGAG GATGGAATTGGAGAAGCCCTCAGGATATTGAAGGCGAGAGTGTTGACTCAGAACAAAATCATCAGCTCATTCATCGCAAGTAAATAA